In Marinobacter antarcticus, one genomic interval encodes:
- a CDS encoding divergent polysaccharide deacetylase family protein — protein MALTSLAASGAAADPAKGDVPPTIAIIIDDMGHSLREGERLANLDQPLTLAFLPYRPHTNALARLAHSRDKEIMLHAPMANTRNFGLGAGGLTSDMDELSLTTTLRRALQSIPYVQGVNNHMGSLLTQQLKPMDWVMKELYRYPVYFVDSRTIASSIAGNVAEAYQIPTMTRDVFLDHEQTEEFVDHQFKELIRRAKENGSAVGIGHPHAVTVDYLEKHLPLLDEQGIAIATVSGLWAIRNNNQRMFADGEKQTIRSAFAKKD, from the coding sequence CTGGCCCTGACAAGCCTTGCTGCCAGCGGGGCAGCAGCCGATCCCGCGAAAGGTGATGTCCCGCCAACCATTGCCATCATCATTGATGACATGGGGCACAGCCTGCGCGAAGGCGAGCGCCTGGCCAACCTGGACCAGCCACTGACCTTGGCATTCCTGCCCTATCGGCCGCACACGAACGCTCTTGCCCGCCTGGCACACAGCCGCGATAAAGAGATCATGCTACATGCCCCCATGGCTAACACCAGGAACTTTGGTCTTGGCGCCGGCGGGTTAACGTCAGATATGGATGAGCTGAGTCTGACAACCACTTTACGCCGTGCTCTGCAGTCCATTCCCTATGTGCAGGGGGTGAACAATCACATGGGCAGCCTGCTGACCCAGCAGCTCAAGCCTATGGACTGGGTGATGAAAGAACTCTATCGCTACCCCGTTTATTTTGTCGACAGCCGGACGATTGCTTCGTCTATTGCAGGCAATGTCGCTGAGGCTTATCAGATCCCTACCATGACACGGGACGTGTTTCTGGATCATGAGCAAACGGAAGAGTTTGTGGATCATCAGTTCAAGGAACTGATCCGCCGGGCAAAGGAAAACGGCAGTGCGGTTGGCATCGGCCACCCGCACGCGGTGACCGTCGATTATCTCGAAAAACATCTTCCGCTACTGGATGAGCAGGGCATCGCCATTGCCACAGTGAGCGGGCTCTGGGCAATCCGTAACAACAATCAGAGGATGTTTGCAGACGGGGAAAAGCAGACCATCCGGTCTGCTTTCGCTAAAAAGGACTAA